Proteins encoded by one window of Acinonyx jubatus isolate Ajub_Pintada_27869175 chromosome X, VMU_Ajub_asm_v1.0, whole genome shotgun sequence:
- the FAM133A gene encoding LOW QUALITY PROTEIN: protein FAM133A (The sequence of the model RefSeq protein was modified relative to this genomic sequence to represent the inferred CDS: inserted 1 base in 1 codon; deleted 1 base in 1 codon; substituted 5 bases at 5 genomic stop codons) gives MNPISMARWRGPTQSVGPTIQDYLNRPRPTWEEVKKQLENKKKGSKALAXFEEKMNGNWKKXLEKSREKLISENESSSKKKERKKKKKSYQYSSSSSSSDSSSSSDSENEEKKQXKKEKNCSYRSSESSTYESESESKESXKKEKSKDETDKEKYIRRLSKKRKKTXPEDKPFSLESSSESDYEVEVQAKKKRHEEXEKATEKAKKKKHHKKHSKKKKKKSGTSHKSG, from the exons ATGAATCCTATATCAATGGCCAGATGGAGGGGCCCAACTCAATCTGTAGGCCCAACAATACAAGATTATCTGAATCGACCAAGGCCCACCTGGGAAGAAGTgaagaaacaattagaaaataaaaagaaaggctcCAAGGCATTAGcttaatttgaagaaaaaatgaatgggaattggaaaaaataattagaaaaaagcagagagaaattaataagtgaaaatgaaagttcatccaaa aaaaaagaaagaaagaaaaagaagaaatcttatcAGTATTCATCTTCTTCATCAAGCTCTGATTCTTCAAGCAGTTCAGATTCtgagaatgaggaaaagaaacaatgaaaaaaggaaaagaactgtTCATACAGGTCATCAGAAAGCTCTACATATGAATCTGAATCAGAAAGCAAGGaat gtaaaaaagaaaagtcaaaggatgaaacagataaagaaaagtatattagaagactcagcaaaaaaagaaagaagacttagCCTGAAGATAAACCTTTCTCATTAGAATCCTCATCAGAATCAGATTATGAAGTGGAAGTTCAAGCAAAAAAGAAGAGACATGAAGAGTgagaaaaagcaacagaaaaagcaaagaagaagaaacatcaCAAGAAACatagtaagaagaagaaaaagaagtcaggtACAAGTCACAAGTCAGGATAA